A segment of the uncultured Methanobrevibacter sp. genome:
TTAAAAGACACAACAAAAAAGTTGGTCACAGAAAAGGTCAAGAAGGCTGGCCTAGTGGAAGATACCCTGTAAAAGCAGCTGAACAAATCTTAAAAGTTTTAGAAAACGCTGAAGCTAATGCAGAGTACAAAGGTTTAGACACTGAAAAATTATTCATTGAACATATTTCAAGTCACAAAGGTGTTGTAATCCCTGGATACATACCAAGAGCATTTGGTAGAATGACTCCATTTAACACACCTACTACTCATATTCAAATTGTATTACAGGAGGCTAACTAATGATAGAA
Coding sequences within it:
- a CDS encoding 50S ribosomal protein L22, with protein sequence MANKYAYNNDVDEAKTARAMAKSLKISPKHSVEICRAIRGMEVVKAKAYLEDVIGMKKSVPFKRHNKKVGHRKGQEGWPSGRYPVKAAEQILKVLENAEANAEYKGLDTEKLFIEHISSHKGVVIPGYIPRAFGRMTPFNTPTTHIQIVLQEAN